In Leucobacter insecticola, one DNA window encodes the following:
- a CDS encoding amidase, with translation MTATAASVPLTLAGTHDEVLSLSATAALAEFRAGTLAPSDLLRATVARIEAVNGDRVSGINAFTETMFETASAAAAAADDAYVLARRDGSHTPALLGIPVATKEKHGIAGHTLEQGLAACRGEIAESNHPVVDRVLAAGGIIHARTTSPEFSCATVTHSAAWGITRNPWNLAASPGGSSGGAGAALASGMTTLATASDIAGSTRVPAGFTGTVGYKAPFGRIPGMPPLAADWYRGDGPMARTVADTALLAGVMSGRHPLDHGSWGPHGIRPDAAQATGPEAVAGLRIGLDLTLGDYPVAPSIRANTERVARLLEAAGAEIVPVSLPWSTEQISRTIFAHFGHILGPAMAALTAGTEAQLAPYTRQFIADAAAAAANVSLPESLALDAAVQKDLAHAMSGIDALLTPTQAVEMLAADGNYLDGIDVTDAEGGVWHLGHYWEGHMTSPFNIANRCPVLAVPSGMSGVGVPTGVQIVGHPFDEGMVFRVGAAIEALGAGTP, from the coding sequence GTGACCGCGACCGCCGCGTCGGTTCCGCTGACGCTGGCAGGCACACACGACGAGGTCCTGTCGCTCAGCGCGACCGCGGCCCTCGCGGAATTTCGGGCGGGCACGCTCGCGCCGAGCGATCTGCTGCGCGCGACCGTTGCGCGGATCGAGGCGGTGAACGGTGATCGGGTAAGCGGAATTAACGCGTTCACCGAGACGATGTTTGAGACGGCGAGCGCGGCCGCAGCTGCCGCCGATGACGCCTACGTGCTGGCGCGACGCGACGGCTCTCACACGCCGGCGCTGTTGGGGATCCCCGTTGCCACCAAAGAGAAGCACGGGATTGCCGGGCACACTCTCGAACAGGGACTCGCTGCGTGTCGCGGCGAGATCGCGGAGTCGAACCACCCCGTTGTGGATCGTGTACTCGCCGCTGGCGGCATCATTCACGCCCGGACAACCTCGCCTGAGTTTTCGTGCGCGACGGTCACGCACTCTGCCGCATGGGGCATCACTCGGAACCCTTGGAATCTGGCGGCCTCGCCCGGGGGCTCCTCCGGCGGTGCCGGTGCGGCACTCGCCTCGGGCATGACCACCCTCGCAACGGCGTCAGATATTGCGGGCAGCACCAGGGTGCCCGCCGGCTTCACCGGCACCGTGGGCTACAAAGCGCCGTTCGGCCGCATTCCGGGCATGCCCCCGCTCGCGGCTGACTGGTATCGGGGCGATGGACCGATGGCCCGGACCGTGGCCGACACCGCCCTATTAGCCGGCGTGATGAGCGGCCGCCACCCCCTCGATCACGGCTCGTGGGGCCCGCACGGGATCCGCCCCGACGCGGCACAGGCCACAGGCCCTGAGGCGGTCGCGGGCCTGCGGATCGGTCTGGATCTGACGCTTGGCGACTATCCCGTCGCGCCGAGCATCCGCGCGAACACCGAACGGGTTGCGCGACTGCTCGAGGCGGCGGGCGCCGAGATCGTGCCGGTCTCTCTGCCCTGGAGCACCGAGCAGATCAGCCGCACGATATTTGCGCACTTCGGCCACATCCTTGGCCCGGCGATGGCCGCGCTGACGGCGGGCACCGAGGCGCAGCTTGCGCCATACACCCGGCAGTTCATCGCGGATGCGGCCGCCGCAGCAGCGAATGTCTCGCTGCCAGAGTCCCTCGCCCTCGATGCGGCCGTGCAAAAGGATCTCGCGCACGCGATGTCCGGTATCGATGCGCTCCTCACTCCGACACAGGCTGTTGAGATGCTCGCGGCCGACGGCAACTATCTCGACGGCATCGACGTGACCGACGCCGAAGGCGGCGTGTGGCATCTCGGCCACTACTGGGAGGGTCACATGACCAGCCCGTTCAACATCGCCAACCGCTGCCCGGTACTGGCGGTCCCCAGCGGCATGTCAGGTGTAGGGGTGCCGACCGGCGTGCAGATCGTCGGTCACCCTTTCGACGAGGGCATGGTCTTCCGCGTCGGCGCGGCGATCGAGGCGCTCGGGGCGGGTACTCCTTGA